The Hevea brasiliensis isolate MT/VB/25A 57/8 chromosome 1, ASM3005281v1, whole genome shotgun sequence DNA segment AAGTGATCGTATATTGTATAAACTTGTTTTAAAAAAGCAAAAACAAAGAGTTGTTAAAAATTACTGTAGGAAGAATAAACTGATTATAAATGTCACATAAAGTTCATTTTAGTAAATCAATCATTATCAAGCATCAAATGCACCCTCTGTGCTCACAACTGTTTCTTAAAATATTTGAACTTGGATATAATACCTGCACCTTTGCACACTCTACAATCTATCAAGCCAGTTTCCTGCTTCATCTTGCCATCATTGCAAAACACACATTTTGTGCCACCTATCATCATAAAGTACGGTTACAACCAGCTGTTTCTACTCAACATCATATAGTAAATAGTAATGAATGGTTCTGATGAGTGAAAATGGCATAATCCCAATAAAATTTAAAGCAAGTTGAAATTCTGATAACAGGAAGGCCAATTTATACACAAAACATTTTAATGGTACAGTCTGAGTTATCTCAGTAATAATTAAGACTCAAATAGTGCATTTACATTCAGGAAGCAACGCGAGTCAGACTACTAAGTTATCTATGGGAGACTCCACTATTAATATTCGGTCACTGAGCTGCAATAATGAAAATCTATAAGCATGTAAGCAACATTTATTCTCCTTCCTCTTCCACTCACCCCACCCTGCAGCCCCAGAAAGAAAGAGAGTCTAGGAAAAGAATGTAGATCTTAAATCCTATCATAGAGATGCAATATCTAGCATCTGCCATACCCTCTTGAGGTCATGCAAGAATTTGGCACAACCTGCTCAAATAAAAGTTTGGCAAAATCTTGAAAAGGTTAAGTGCTAAGAAAACAATCAGTTTATGAACATCAAGGTAGATGATGTTAGCAATTAATAGTACCAATTTTTACTAATACATGATTGCAATGTATTGAGAAATCACAAAACTAGTCCAGCAGCCGAAGTCATATTATTTTTAGTAGCATGCAAAATGGAATTGCATACTATCCCGCGATAAAATTTTGATCAAATCCAAAACTGGGGTTAAGCGAATCAGATCCTGTAAAAGTGCTAGTTATACACCTTTAACAGCATCTAGCAATCATCTTAAGCTGGATTTTTCTAGTACAAGCATTCTAGATAATCGGAGCAGGTTTAAATTAAGAAAATCCAACAGGAACTACACTTCATTATACATGATCTAAGAAGAAGGGGAAAAAAGTCCTTCAAGTTaaccaattaatttaatatttaatatcacATAGATGAAATTAATTCTTATTCATTGTTCCAACTCATTTTAATCTTATGGTATACCACATAATAACACCTTCATGATCACGTATACAAAACTTCTGAACACCAGTTTCTAGTTTTTACCTTAATTGCAAGATTCTTCACTTAGTTTCATTGTGTCAAACCTTCACATTAAAAATTTAGAAACAATGTACTGGAAAGTTTCCAATTTCACCCAATTCAGCTTTCACAACAATACCGAAACTAGAAGAGAGATTACCATTTCCCGCGCACCGATCACAAGGAACAGGATCACCCTGCAAAACCCAGAATGGTAAAACTTGAAAATCTAAAGTTTCAGATAACCAAGGGAAAGGAAATAGGCAATTATTACCTTTAGGCCCAGGAAGAGAGAAAGAACAATGGCAGCGAAGACGCTTACGGTGGCGAGGGCAGTTTGAGTATCCAAAGGCCTTTCGAAGCCACTGAGCAAGAAAAAAGGGTGGAGAATGAGATTGGTGGGAGGGTGAAGGAGTAATCTATGGCTACAGCTGAAACGGGAAGGAGAGAGGATTTCTGGTTTTGTTGGAAGTAACTGTGGCAGAAAATGAGTGATTGGAaacgaagaagaggaagaagaaggaaaaagagaagagaaagaATGGAGAGAGGTGCAAGAAAAGAGTGCAGCCATGGATAGAAAGGGAATGAATATGTGGAGCTGAATGGCGAAGTCtgttctttctttttctcttcaaATGAGATTTTGCCAGTGATAGACTGTAGCCTGTCATTTTTcaaggtttttattttttttaaaaacattTTATTGGCCTaactgtttaaaaaaaaaaaaagaaactttgCCAATTATAGTTTTCTTTTATCAATTTTagcctaattttttaaaattagtgTTAACTCTTATTGATTTGTATACATATAAACAtccaatataaaattatttttttattataaattagaaatttatttgtgcattgtttaaatattttttattttttaaaattattaataaaataaataataaaaatataatatttaaatttaaaatttaagaagaTATCTTATAAATATTTGTAAAAACTCTTATTTAGTATATTTATttcactaaaatttttaaaatacaataatataaagatttataataattttaaatttatataaatttttttttactattataaTAATTTCAGAGAAATCATTTAAACAAAAACACACCATATAAATAAGCGGTTTTGGTTATTCATATGCGTGAAATCCTGTGCTGGAGGACATAGTAGAACCCAGTCAAACTCGTATTTTTAAAGCTGTTGAATCATGCTCAATGGCAAGAAAAAACGCTCAGCTGACTGCCGTTTTCATAAGCACTGTCAGATTGCATTAAAACCCCAATCGACTTGGCATTTTTTGATCAATGGACTATACGGCAAAATTTCCAAGGCACTGCTAACCCAATCGCCGATCTGTTATCTCCAAAAACACAATCCAAAAGCAAATATGTGAATTAGAAGTATTCAGTGTATATAAGTCGAGTTGATATCAGtgcatatatttaaaaaattatattaaatattattaaaatttatttatttaatatgacataattaaaatcataatataattataataatattatgtacttaattatattatttaataataaaaaaattaatgtaaagtaatacaatgatatttatattaaaaaattgatATAATGATAAtaactcttttttattttttttacactATTGTCACTATCATTTTATTATAGTTACCACCACTTAAACATTGTCGTCTCTGCCACTATTTAGCCACTCTCACCATCACTGTTTCATCTTGCCACCATCACAACCATTATCTCATTTTCTGCCACCACCATCTAATTTAACCATTAATATCACCACTATCACTTAATCATCGTTGTTACTACTATTACCACCATATGTCGTCCACTACCACTTCACTACTAATCACTACTAATTTTAAcactataaatacattaaatatttacatcatttatatttttatttgcaaccaaatataaaaatataataaaaattacataaattataactttaattgtattacataattgattatattacattatattacGTTTATTGAATGTAGCTTAAACATCTATGTgattatataattttatcaaaatattttaattttggatTAAATATCCGAATCTTTCACATTGAATATAA contains these protein-coding regions:
- the LOC110671387 gene encoding protein BUNDLE SHEATH DEFECTIVE 2, chloroplastic; protein product: MAALFSCTSLHSFSSLFPSSSSSSFPITHFLPQLLPTKPEILSPSRFSCSHRLLLHPPTNLILHPFFLLSGFERPLDTQTALATVSVFAAIVLSLFLGLKGDPVPCDRCAGNGGTKCVFCNDGKMKQETGLIDCRVCKGAGLILCRKCGGSGYSRRL